A window of Platichthys flesus chromosome 23, fPlaFle2.1, whole genome shotgun sequence contains these coding sequences:
- the sbf1 gene encoding myotubularin-related protein 5 isoform X6, producing the protein MARLADYFLVVGYDLDKRVEGEGQGRILQRFPEKDWEDSPFPQGIELFCQPSGWQLVPERQPASFFVAVLTDINSERHYCACFTFWECLDNPQKAEANELDEVDEDLAVVQAAKVFAPKSLVLVSRLDYTEVFRNCLGLVYTIYVDGLSAPLETVVGNLLTCVIPIAGGSQRTITLGAGDRQVVQTPINDALPVSGSTVAQLFRQLGIVNVLYLLCAALTEHKILFLSNSYQRLTDACRGLLAIMFPLKYCFTYVPILPGKLIEVLSTPTPFIIGVNSFFRSETQELLDVIVADLDGGTVTIPECVHISLLPEPLLQQTQTVLAMILDPELEIADHAFPPASSQPSALKIQDKEIRAVFLWVFARLFQGYRWCLHIIRIHPEPVIRFHKAAFLGQRSLTEDDFLMKVLDGMAFAGFVSERGPPYRANDLFDDLVANEVERIRQEETCPHKVMNHVKELAEQLFKNENPYPAVAMRNVQRPTENRQNEPPNKPPFPGLDDVAVQLFIDHATAKLKNAPPVVKVELKAMVPSGPPLGDTVDRNGNVMANSARRLEVVRNCITYIFENKMLEAKKLMPAVLRALKGRAARICLTQELNQHVLQNRAVLDDQQFDYIVRMLNCTLQDCSHMDEHGIAAALLPLVTAFCRKLGAGITQFAYSCVQEHMVWTTMQFWEAMFYSDVQNHIRALYLESEDGEQHKNLEQQDGSGDGREISALDLASEQNRLWPTLSKEMQTERVQKEESTVFSQAIHYANRMSYLLLPLDTSKNRLLRNTGFADVESVSNSYVTNSIAGSMAESYDTESGFEDAESSDVANSVVRFINRFVDKVCNESGVTNEHLKALHTMIPDIVQMHIETLDAVHRESKRLPPIQKPKLLRPILLPGEELVMEGMRVHLIPDGREEATGIMGGPPLLPAEGAIFLTTYRLIFKGTPTDPLVGEQVITRSFPIASLTKEKRISVTIPMDQFVQEGLQLRSCTFQLMKIAFDEEVASDLAEVFRKHMHKLRYPQHVQGTFAFTVGQSGKMVVEHKTKDKNQSLKTLSKNLVKSAKRTIGRQYVTRKKYSPPTWENRSSFQSELDEDEISVSEDLEPQSSLTLSSTMRSSDRQTMSNVVERACCRDYQRLGLGTLSNSLTRSKNEPFRISTVNRMYTVCRSYPGLLIVPQSIPDTTIQRICRCYRQNRFPVVCWRNSRTKAVLLRSAGLHAKGVAGFFKSPNTPSTAPSQAESTSLEQEKYLQAIISSMPSYSENSGRNTLSGFTSTHMSTSDSSDKLRPPKIGALMKQVMGTKEDVPGTFSRGALGQRAKVISLSQPKVSVKARNPARGKWGSIRGSGRLSAYNPDVGTRLAGKESLQANGGPSEALFLRQQKAYLYIIGDKSQLKGGKQDSFQQWEVVPIEVCDVRQVKNSFKKLMKACVPSSQTSDPNMSFLRCLEESEWMALLHRVLQVSVLVVELLDTGSSVMVSLEDGWDVTTQVVSLVQLLSDPYYRTFDGFRLLVEKEWLSFGHKFSQRGAQTLSSQSSGFTPVFLQFLDCVHQIHLQFPMEFEFSQYYLKFLAYHYVSNRFRTFLLDSDYERIELGVLYEEKGGERRSPQVCKSVWDYIDRLNKKTPVFFNYMFCPEDDEVLRPYTFISNLKVWDFYMEETLSEGPSYDWEARVRQERAAEETPEKPDTSGPKSQRHIVWPCYDGLSKVVPDAITKLLQDLQSLEAELGQTSDKWKDTWDKIKTTQRAETKLESKPSFSSSLLMSSNLSHQRRSQGVYLQESAGSSINLAMDCEASATSTPVAGRPSTSTLYSQFQSTESENRSYEGILFKKGALLKPWKPRWFVLDKTKHQLRYYESRQDKECKGMIELAEVESVIPGTPTMGAPKNIDEKAFFDIKTTKRVYNFCAQDSLNAQLWMDSVQSCLSDA; encoded by the exons CGGACGATAACGTTAGGTGCTGGCGACCGGCAAGTTGTCCAGACTCCCATCAATGACGCGCTCCCTGTCAGCGGCAGCACCGTGGCCCAGCTCTTCAGACAGCTTG gtATAGTCAACGTGTTGTATCTGCTATGCGCTGCCCTGACGGAACACAAGATCCTGTTCCTGTCCAACAGCTACCAGAGACTCACGGACGCCTGCCGCGGACTGTTGGCCATCATGTTCCCCCTCAAATACTG CTTCACCTACGTTCCAATCCTACCTGGAAAACTAATAGAGGTCCTAAGCACTCCCACTCCCTTCATCATCGGTGTAAATTCGTTCTTCCGCTCCGAAACACAAGAGCTT TTGGATGTGATTGTTGCCGACCTGGACGGTGGTACGGTGACCATTCCCGAGTGTGTGCACATCTCCCTGCTGCCTGAACCACTCCTTCAGCAGACACAGACTGTGCTGGCAATG ATTTTGGATCCAGAGCTGGAAATTGCTGATCATGCCTTTCCCCCGGCCTCTTCGCAACCCTCTGCACTTAAGATCCAG gaTAAGGAGATCCGTGCAGTTTTCCTGTGGGTGTTCGCTCGGCTCTTCCAGGGCTACCGCTGGTGTCTACACATCATTCGCATTCACCCTGAACCAGTGATCCGCTTCCACAAG GCGGCCTTCCTGGGTCAGAGATCGCTGACGGAGGACGACTTCCTGATGAAGGTGTTGGACGGCATGGCGTTTGCAGGTTTCGTGTCAGAGAGGGGGCCTCCTTACAGAGCCAATGACCTATTTGATGAT CTGGTAGCCAATGAGGTGGAGCGGATACGACAAGAGGAGACGTGTCCACACAAAGTCATGAACCACGTCAAGGAGCTCGCTGAGCAGCTCTTCAAAAAC GAGAATCCATACCCCGCAGTGGCGATGCGCAATGTCCAGCGGCCGACAGAAAACCGACAGAACGAGCCACCGAATAAGCCGCCCTTTCCTGGGCTGGACGACGTTGCAGTGCAGCTCTTCATCGACCACGCTACTGCCAAGCTGAAGAATGCCCCTCCCGTGGTCAAGGTGGAGCTCAAGGCCATGGTACCGTCCGGGCCACCACTGG GAGACACTGTGGATAGAAACGGAAACGTGATGGCCAACAGCGCCCGCAGGCTGGAGGTGGTCAGGAACTGCATCACGTACATCTTTGAGAACAAGATGCTGGAGGCAAAGAAG CTGATGCCAGCTGTACTTCGGGCCTTGAAGGGACGGGCAGCCCGGATTTGTCTGACCCAGGAGCTCAATCAGCATGTCCTGCAGAACCGAGCTGTGCTGGATGACCAGCAGTTTGACTACATAGTTCGCATGTTGAACTGCACCTTACAG GACTGTTCACACATGGATGAACATGGCATCGCAGCTGCCCTGCTCCCATTGGTCACAGCCTTCTGCAGA AAACTCGGCGCAGGCATCACTCAGTTTGCCTACAGCTGTGTACAGGAGCACATGGTGTGGACCACCATGCAGTTCTGGGAGGCCATGTTCTACAGTGACGTCCAGAACCACATCAGGGCTCTGTACCTGGAATCAGAGGATGGAGAGCAGCATAAGAACCTG GAGCAGCAGGACGGCTCGGGTGATGGCAGGGAAATCAGCGCCCTGGACCTGGCGTCGGAGCAGAACAGGCTGTGGCCGACACTTAGCAAGGAGATGCAGACGGAGCGAGTACAGAAGGAGGAGAGCACCGTGTTCAGCCAGGCCATCCACTACGCCAACAGGATGAGCTACCTGCTCCTGCCGCTGGACACCAGCAAGAACCGACTGCTGAGGAACACGGGCTTCGCAGACGTGGAGAGCGTTAGCAACAGCTACGTCACAAACAG TATTGCGGGCAGCATGGCGGAGAGCTACGACACCGAGAGCGGCTTCGAAGACGCAGAGAGCTCAGACGTGGCCAACTCTGTGGTGCGCTTCATCAACCGCTTTGTCGACAAAGTGTGCAATGAGAGCGGCGTCACCAACGAGCACCTTAAGGCCCTCCACACCATGATACCAG ATATTGTTCAGATGCACATTGAGACGTTGGACGCAGTCCACAGGGAGAGTAAGAGACTGCCTCCAATCCAAAAG CCTAAGCTGCTGAGGCCGATTCTGTTGCCGGGTGAGGAGCTGGTGATGGAGGGCATGCGGGTCCACCTGATTCCCGACGGCCGCGAGGAGGCCACAGGGATCATGGGAGGTCCACCTCTGCTTCCTGCCGAGGGTGCCATCTTCCTCACCACCTACCGACTCATCTTCAAGGGCACGCCTACAGACCCACTGG TGGGTGAACAAGTGATCACTCGCTCGTTCCCCATCGCCTCTCTGACCAAGGAGAAGAGGATCTCAGTCACTATACCCATGGACCAGTTTGTCCAGGAGGGACTTCAGCTACGCTCCTGCACCTTCCAG CTCATGAAGATTGCGTTTGATGAGGAGGTTGCGTCCGACCTGGCGGAGGTTTTCAGGAAGCACATGCACAAGCTGCGGTATCCTCAGCACGTCCAGGGCACGTTTGCCTTCACTGTGGGTCAGAGTGGGAAAATGGTGGTGGAGCACAAGACCAAGGACAAGAACCAATCGCTCAA gACACTTTCCAAGAACCTGGTGAAAAGTGCCAAAAGGACCATAGGTCGGCAGTATGTGACCAGGAAGAAGTATTCTCCGCCCACCTGGGAGAACAGGAGCAGCTTCCAGTCCGAGCTGGATGAAGATGAAATCTCAG tCTCAGAGGATTTGGAACCGCAGAGCTCGCTCACCCTCTCCTCTACCATGCGCTCGTCCGACAGACAGACCATGAGCAACGTGGTGGAGCGAGCGTGTTGTCGAGACTACCAGCGCCTGGGTCTGGGCACGCTCAGCAACAGCCTGACACGTTCCAAGAACGAGCCCTTCAGGATTTCGACTGTTAACCGCATGTACACCGTCTGCAGGAG CTACCCCGGCCTGCTGATAGTGCCTCAGAGTATCCCGGACACAACCATCCAGAGAATCTGCCGCTGCTACCGTCAGAACCGCTTCCCAGTGGTTTGCTGGAGGAATTCAAGAACCAAGGCCGTCCTGCTTCGCTCCGCAGGCCTCCACGCTAAGGGGGTGGCGGGCTTCTTCAAGTCCCCCAACACCCCCAGTacag CTCCCTCCCAGGCAGAGTCCACCAGTCTGGAGCAGGAGAAATACCTGCAGGCCATCATCAGCTCCATGCCTTCATACAGTGAGAACAGCGGCAGGAACACACTCAGCGGATTCACCTCCACACATATGAGCACGTCAG ACTCCTCAGATAAGCTGCGGCCGCCTAAGATCGGCGCCCTGATGAAACAGGTGATGGGAACCAAGGAGGATGTTCCTGGAACCTTcagcagaggag CTCTGGGTCAAAGGGCGAAAgtcatctccctctctcagcccAAAGTGTCTGTTAAGGCCAGGAATCCTGCTAGAG GTAAATGGGGCAGTATCCGAGGCAGCGGGCGTCTTAGTGCCTATAACCCAGACGTGGGGACGCGTCTGGCTGGGAAAGAGTCTCTGCAGGCCAATGGAGGCCCAAGCGAAGCGTTGTTCCTCCGCCAGCAGAAGGCCTACCTCTACATCATCGGAGACAAGTCCCAGCTCAAG GGAGGGAAGCAGGACTCGTTCCAGCAGTGGGAGGTGGTTCCCATCGAGGTGTGTGACGTGCGGCAGGTGAAGAACAGCTTTAAGAAGTTGATGAAGGCCTGCGTGCCGAGCTCCCAGACCTCTGACCCCAACATGAGCTTCCTGCGGTGCCTGGAGGAGTCTGAGTGGATGGCTCTG TTACACAGGGTGCTGCAGGTGTCCGTCCTTGTGGTGGAGCTCCTCGATACGGGCTCATCGGTCATGGTCAGCTTGGAGGACGGCTGGGACGTAACCACACAG gtggTGTCCCTGGTGCAGCTGCTGTCCGATCCCTACTACAGAACCTTTGATGGCTTCCGGCTGCTGGTGGAGAAGGAGTGGCTCTCATTCGGCCACAAGTTCAGCCAGCGTGGAGCTCAGACGCTGAGCAGCCAGAGCAGCGGCTTCACCCCCGTGTTCCTGCAGTTCCTGGACTGCGTGCACCAG ATCCACCTCCAGTTCCCCATGGAGTTTGAGTTCAGTCAGTACTACCTGAAGTTCTTGGCCTACCACTACGTGTCCAACCGCTTCCGCACCTTCCTGCTCGACTCAGACTACGAACGCATCGAGCTGG GAGTCCTTTATGAGGagaaaggtggagagaggagaagccCTCAGGTGTGTAAATCTGTGTGGGACTACATCGACAGACTCAACAAGAAAACACCCGTCTTCTTCAACTACATGTTCTGCCCTGAGGATGACGAG GTTCTGCGGCCGTACACCTTCATCTCCAACCTGAAGGTGTGGGACTTCTACATGGAGGAGACCCTGTCGGAGGGGCCGTCCTACGACTGGGAGGCAAGGGTCCGGCAGGAGCGCGCGGCAGAGGAGACGCCGGAGAAGCCCGACACCAGCGGGCCCAAGTCGCAGCGGCACATCGTGTGGCCGTGCTACGACGGCCTAAGTAAGGTGGTGCCCGACGCCATCAccaagctgctgcaggacctgcAGAGTCTGGAGGCGGAGCTCGGCCAAACGTCAGATAAGTGGAAGGACACGTGGGATAAAATCAAGACCACGCAGAGGGCGGAGACCAAACTGGAGAGCAAG CCGTCGTTCTCCAGCTCCCTGCTGATGTCGTCCAACCTGAGCCACCAGCGGCGTTCTCAAGGCGTCTACCTGCAGGAGAGCGCGGGGTCTTCCATCAACCTGGCCATGGACTGCGAGGCCAGCGCCACCTCCACGCCTGTCGCCGGTCGGCCGAGCACCAGCACCCTCTACAGCCAGTTCCAGAGCACGGAGAGCGAGAACAG GAGTTATGAAGGCATTTTGTTCAAGAAAGGGGCATTGTTGAAACCCTGGAAACCACGGTGGTTTGTCCTGGACAAGACTAAACATCAG CTGAGATACTACGAGAGCAGGCAGGACAAGGAGTGCAAAGGCATGATCGAGCTGGCGGAGGTGGAGTCTGTCATTCCCGGGACACCGACCATGGGAGCGCCGAAAAACATAGACGAGAAGGCCTTCTTTGAT atcaaGACGACCAAACGAGTGTATAACTTCTGTGCCCAGGACAGCCTGAACGCACAGCTGTGGATGGACAGTGTTCAGAGTTGCTTGTCGGACGCCTAG